CTTCGGATAATCGCTGCAGCTTGCCCACGATGTTCGAACGATGATTCGGTTTGTCGACGCCTGAGACGGCTTCGACATGGCAGTGTACTCCCTGCCAGGAAAGAACCGTCACACGGTCGACGTCCAAGCAGTTTCGTGCTTCGTTTGCGATGCGATACGTTGTTTTGGGGAAGGAAAGGTCGGCATGAACTCGTTCAGCAAAATCGAGTTGCCGCTTCCAGTCGTGGCGGTGCTGCTGAAAATCGCGGAGTAACGTTTGCTGCTGGAAGTGCTGTGCGACCTCTGCGAACGCTCTGGCAATTCGTTCATCCGATTGGAGGATCGATTTAGGTAAATTCAAAGGCTGATAAAGGACCAGCATCCCCCAGAACTGGCCTGCGGCTCGCAAAGGAACGCCGTTCAGCTCGTAGTCCAGAACCGTTACTCCGCTTCCTGGCCGCCGATCAGGCTCTCCCTGAGCTAACATGCCCATCAATTGTGCAGCATCCTCCGCGATCGCCTCGGCCGCCACTGGGGTGGGATAGATGGCGGCGAGATCGGTTCGCTGCGACAGCATCAAATGTCCACTAGGACCACTCTCCCATACGGCAGCCCCTAGGGCCGATGTGGCGAAGGTCAGGCGATCGAGCAGTTGCGGATAGAATTCTTCCGGCGCGAGCGGCATCTCCGAGAGATCGGCCAGCTCGTCGAGTAACGACTCGATCTGGCGTCTGGCCTCGTCCGCAGTGCGTGGTGCGTCGGAATGTTGCAACGATGAATCCATGTTCCGCTAGGTTAGTGCGTATGCGACGATACCGATCGAGGCATTCTCAAGCGTAAATTATCGAGAAATGCAGCTACGGCGGCAAACAGTTTCCTGTGGGACGTACCACAAAGGCCGCGCAGATAGGTGTCGTTTCACTATAAACACAGTCCCCCTGGCCCCCAATTTTGACGAATCGATCCGAGCAAAAGGTCCCTAAAAAAACGGTAGCCAGACGCTGCCGTTGGAAGAATCGTCATAGATGGATCGGTTCGATGGCAAGCTGACCGCTTCCCTCTACACGGATGCCCTCCCCGCCTAAGAGCGTTTTACGAAAGTCCATTCTAAGTAGTAGCGTTGTCCTAAGACATGCACAGCCGCCCCATCGCGATGCTATCGCCATCAGCCGACTTTTCCGGTTAGCGAAGAGATCTGGCCCAGATCGCTACGGCTAGCGATTTCTCCTTTGATAGCAGTCGTGCCAGATATTCAGAAACTAGTGGTTTTATTGAGTTTACGAATTGCGCCTGCCGAAAAAGATCTCTGGGGGAGCCTTACCCAGAAGCATGGTGCATTGATCAGATCGGGCCAAAGGCAGGTGGCCAGATAGCACCCGTGTTCCCCACAAGTGACCCGCGGCACATTGGAATTCGCCAGAGCTTTCTGCGCGAATGGTACGACCCAGGAAGGAACTAGCGATGCTCCGTCGCTATACGAAATGGATTGTGGTTCTTACCACATGCCTCTCGACGGGCCTGAGCGGCTGTTCGTTGAAATGCTGGAAATACGACGACTGCCCTGATCCTCCAGCCTACAATGAAAGCCTGATTGCCGAATACGCTGGGCGTGGTCTTACCATTGAAGATCCGGTTCCTAATCTCTGCGAAGACGAAGATTATCTCGCAATCCCGGAATCTCCCGATAACATCACCGCAGATAACATCAACCCAGAATCAGGCTACTGGGATATGTCCCTGGAAGAGGCGATTCGCCTCACCCTGCAGAACTCCGAAGTGATGAAAAACCTTGGTGGCGTGCTGCGAACACCATTTGCTTATTCCACCATTTACGATCCCGCAATCGTTTACACCGATGGTCGCTTCGGTGAGGAAGCGGCGCTGAGCGCGTTTGACGCCACCTTTGGTGCGAATGCCTATTTCGAAAAGAATGATCACCGGGTTAACAACTTCACCGTCGGTAACAACGGCTACTTCCAGCAAGACTTGCACAACTACGAAGTCAACCTCTCCAAACGGAATGCCACCGGTGGTTTGATGACTTTGCGAAGCGTTACGCAGTACGACTACAACAACAACCCGCAGCGCATCTTCAGCGCCGGCTGGGATACCTACGTTGATGCGGAATTGCGTCAGCCGTTGCTGCAAGGCGCCGGCGTTCTCTACAACCGCATCGCCGGCCCCAACGGCGAGCCAGGTTTCGCCAACGGCGTGTTGATTGCTCGCACCCGAACCGACATCAGCTTGGCCGACTTTGAAATCTCGCTACGAAACCTGGTTAGCGACGTCGAGAATGCCTACTGGGACTTGTACTTCGCTTACCGCGATTTAGATGTCAAAATCAACGCTAGAAACCATGTGTTGGAAGTTTGGAAGAACGCCTACGCCAACGTCGAAGCCAACAAAAAATCGGCGGATACAGAAGCCCAGGCACGCGAACAATACTTCCGCTTTCAGACGGACGTCGTTAACGCGCTTAACGGTCGGCTTGTTCAACGTACCCAAAACAACAACGGTTCTCTGGGTGGCACCTTCAACAACCCAGGGGGCGTCCGCGTAGCCGAACGACGGTTGCGTTTTATCATCGGGCTGACGCAAACCAACGGTCGGTTGATTCGTCCATCGACAGAGGCCCCTGTTGCCAAGGTGAATTTCGATTGGCCCGATATTGCTTCGGAAGCCCTTGCCCGGCGTCCAGAGCTTCGCCGTCAGAAATGGGTGATTAAGCAGAACGAACTAGAACTGCTGGCCAATCGCAACTTCCTAAAGCCCAATCTCGACGTGATCGCACGTTACCGCCAACGTGGTTTCGGTCCGCAATACTGGGACAACAATGGCATTCCCGGTCAACAAGGGGCAGTACAAAGCTTGACCGGTAACGACTTTGGCGAATACCAATTAGGTGTCGAATTCAACATGCCGATCGGCTTCCGTCGTGCTCATGCCGCCGTACGCAGCAGCGAACTAACCGTTGCCCGCTCGAAAGCGATCCTCGAAGAAGAGGAAAAGCAAGTCATGTATGGGCTCTCGAATGCCTACGCCGAAATCAAACGGGCGTACGAGGTGATGGAACTGCTCTTTAACCGGCGTGAAGCGGCTTTCGCCCAGGAAGCAACCGTACGAGCCGCCTACGATGCCGGCAAAGCTCCGATCGACTTGCTGCTGGAAGCTCAACGGCGGGTAATCGATTCAAGCACGTTGTTTAATCAAGCTCGCATCGACTATGCCCTGGCCATTAAGAACGTTCATTACGAAAAGGGTTCGCTGCTCGAATTCTATCAAATCACCATGGCGGAAGGGCCTTGGCCACAGAAAGCTTACAACGATGCGTTAACGCGAGACCTGCTCAAGCGACGAGCTCACAGCGATTACATCATCAACGAAGCCGTGATTGGGCAGCCTGAGAAAGTGACGGAAACGCTCGTTGCCAAACCCCATGCCGAGCCAATCGTCCCACCTTCCAAGACCATGCCAGAACTGCCCTCACCGGCGGAAGTCGATGCGGCTCCGATGATGCCTACCGGTAGCTTGCCCCTGCTGGACAACCCGCTACGTACCGTTTCTTCCCGGCCAGGGCCGGCAGATCAACCGTCAGACCCGATTGTTCCTACAGCTAACCCAGCCGCCGCTAAACCTGCTGCGCCCCTTCCTTCCATCGGACAGCTTGTTCCTCCTGGCAATGCAATTCCCCAGGGCTCACGGATTCAAACCAAGCAAGCCCAGCCAGGAGACAGCGTCTCGTTTGGAAACGAAAAATCTCGCGAGGCAATCTGGCTTCACTAAATACGAACACGTCACCAATCGAGCAAGAGCAGCCCAAGGAAGCCCGAAATTCGCATTCAAACGGCCTGACCCGAATTAGATAAAGCGTGCAGGCATCAATCGGATTAACCCTGCTTCGCAGCAATCAGCTCGGACACACAACCTTGAGCTGCCAGTGGTCGCGAAGGGTTATTTGCCTGTCAGATACTCTATCCGGCGATTCAATTCGCCCCGGTCCCCAGAGACGTGCTGGACGTCCTGCGGCTTGATATCGAAGGTATAGCCTGGCTTGCTATCTTGCAGCAAGACAACCGTGTTTAAAATTAGATTGGCTTCGATCGCCGTTTGGGCGTCGGCCAGAGCTTTTTTAATCACTGGCACCGGATTCACTCCTACCGCCATCGCCAAGAATTCGGCAGCTCTCACCCGGTTCAGGTTCTCCGGATCGGCTGAGGCGATCGCTTCAATCTTTTTTGCCAATGGCAACGCAGCTTTGCCATGCGAGGTGCATGCAATCAGCCCCCAATAACGCTGCCAGGGATCGTCCGAGGCCAAGGCCTCTTTCAATTGCGATTCCACCTCGACGTAAGGATAACGTTCCAAATTGGCAACCTCTACAAGCTTGGCAATTTCTCGCTTGTGACTTTGCCCAAAAGCAACCGGGTTGTCAGCGGCTTTCTCAGCCAGATAACTCTCAGGAAAGAACCCCAAATCGGGCATGCTAGTCAAGTACTGGTCTAAACGGCCTCGCATTTCGACAAGCACGTCGGAATGCGCCACGTCGCCGGCCAGGTTGATCGTTTCATAGGGATCGGCTTCGACATCAAAAAGCATCTCCGCCGGTCGTGGCTCGAAGAACACACGCTGTATCTCGTTCAATTTTGATTCGTCGTACAACTGTCGCCACTCGCGATAGGCCGCCATTTTGTAGCGATAGTTGTTCATCAAACCATCGAAATTAAACGGTTGTAGGTTTCGTACATAGCGATACTTTCCCTTCCGCAGCGTACGGACCATATCGTACTTCTCGTCAAAGCGGTCGGCGTATCCGAACGACTCATCCGTTTCCATCAAATGTTGCGGGCCCATTCCCATGCACGCATGCCCATCAATTTTTCTCGCTCCCTTTACGCCAGCCAAATTTAAAACGGTAGGGCCGAAATCGACAAAGCTCACAAACGCCTTCGAGCGGCTCCCTGGCTTCTCGGACACCTGCTCACGAAACTTCTCGGGAATACGAATCACCAGCGGCACATGTAATCCGGTATCGTAGGCGTACCCTTTACTACGTGGCAAGACACCACCATGATCGCCAAAGTAAAAGATGAACGTCGTCTCCAGCAGGCCATCTTTCTTCAGTTCGTCGACCAATTGCCCTACTTGCTTGTCGAGTTCCTGAATTCGATCGTGATAGCGAGCATAGGTGTAGCGGAATGTTTCTGTTTGAGGGTGATGCGGCGGCACAAAGACCGTTTGCGGATCGGTTTTAGTCGGCTTGTTTTGAACATCACTTTCCGGGAAGTGCAGCGAGCTTTCGTGCGTGGTGGTAATCGTTTGCACATGAAAGAACGGTTGCCCTTCCTGCCGATTCCGCCAACTTGCCTTGCGCGAAGAATTATCCCAAACGTCCTTCGACTCGATTGCGTTGTAATCTTCTTTCGAGTTGTTACTGGTATAGTAACCAGCATTGTGCAAATAAGCCGGGAACATCTTCACTCCTGGCGGCATCGGCACAATGAAGCTCTTGCGATGAAACAGCGTTCCGATGCGTGGGGCATAGCACGAAGTGATTAATGTTGTTCGCGCAACACTACAAACCGGGGCATTAGAAAACGCGTTCTCGAAGGTCACTCCTTCTGCAGCCAACGCTTCGATACTGGGAGTTGGTGCCCCGGTAGGGTCGAAGTGCTTCATAAAGTGGACCGAGTTGTCTTCGGACATGATCCAAACAAAATTCGGCCGATCAGCCGCGAAGAGCGAGCAACTCATCCCGAAAAAGATCACCACACTGAGGAGGCCACGTCGCATGTCAGAAGCTTTCGCGAAGGTAGGAAGAAGCAAACCGTGTTCTACTATGCCATTGCTTTTCTGGTGATTCAAGCAAGTCTCGGCAGGGGAAGCCAGCGTCGCTGGGCTGTTAATTTTTCTTAGCACCTAATCCGCTCGCTTCGTAGGCAGACTAGCGAACCATTTCGATTTCTCGGTAAATTTATATCCAGAGAAGTCTACCTGTAGCAAATTCACTGGCCCACCTATCTTGCACATTCTCACCCCGAAGCCCTGCTAATTTCCCCGTTTTATCCCCAGAATCGGCATTATTCGGAATGCCCTAGTCAACGTTTGCGTCAATAACCATAGGAATTGCTTGGTATTTAAGCTAAACCCAGGCATAATCCGGGTGGTTTACATCCACCCGTCGCTACTCGTTGCTCCGACAGGTTGTCATGATTGCACGTACTCTCCTGGGTTTGATTCTTGCCTTGGCTTGCGTCTCGCAAAGCTACGCTGATCTTGTCCTTTATCAAGTCCCTGGCACAACGCTGGTCTTTATTCTGCAAGGCAGAGCGAAGGTTAACCCAGGCGCGACGGTAACGTTTCGGCATCCCACGTTCGGCAATCTCTATATGAGTGCCTCGGACGTGAAGATTTATAAGGTCCCTTCCGTCGAGTCGTTGGCTGTCAACAAACTTAGCAAGGCCAAGTCCGATGGCGACCTGAACGGCTGCCTCGATGCGGCACGCAACGCGTTGAAGATTGGTAAGCTCGATCTCTTCTACCAGGCCTGTAAAGCGGCTTGGGAAATTGATCCGAACGACGACCGAATCAAAAAGCTGGTCGAACTCAAACGGGCAATCGAAAAGCCGGTTCCCATCGATCCGGCTCAAGAAAAAATCATGCGTGACTTCACCAAGAACCGCGCCGATATGAAGTTCATGCGGAGCAAACACTTCCTTTTGCTGCACGATACCTCCGATAAGAAAGATAGCCGCACAAGGAAGACGCGTGCCGAGGAACGGTTAGAACTTCTCGAAACGGTGTATGCGAGCTTCCTAATGAAGTTTTGCCTGGAAGGGGTCGAACTTGAGGTGCCAGACAAACTGCTGATGGTCGTTTTGTTCGCCGAGCATAGCGAGTACCTGCAATTCGTTAATCTACTGGGGCCCGACTTGGCCTCCGCCGCTGGTTTCTACCACCGCATTCACAACGTGGCCGTTTTCTACGATCAAGGAACCGACCAGTCGTTCGAGCTTCTCAATGCGTTAAACCGAGAAATTCAACACGAGCGGGACGAGATCGTACGTCGTAAGATTTCTGGCTTGGCCGATATCATACGCTTCGCTGATACCTTAAACCTGTTGATTGAGGTGAAGCGAGAGAATCTCGATATCGAGGTGGTTAGCCACGAAGCTACGCATCAACTGGCAGCCAACACCGGTTTAATGCCAGCCGATTCTCCCATTCCCGTTTGGGTCGCGGAGGGACTCGCCACTTATTTTGAGTCGCCCAAGCAAGCCGCTTGGAGTGGCATCGGTGCGGTCAATGCCGAACGCTTGAACTGGTACCGAGAACTCGCCCCGATTCGAAAATACTCCAACATCGACTTCATCGTTTCCGATCAAATCTTTACCCGCTCGGCCAACAACTTCACCACGCTACACGCTTATGGCCAATCGTGGGCCCTGACTCATTTTCTGATGGAGAAACACTTCGACAAGCTAGTTCTGTACTACCGAGAACTCGGCAAGCTTCCCAAAGCCAGCCATGCCAAACCAGAGGAGCTTCAGAAGGTATTCGACAAAGTCTTCGGTAGCGACAAACAAGCCCTCGACGGCCAGTGGCGAGCCTACATGCGTTCGCTAAAAACAGACCTGGAAAGAACCCTAGAAGAAGCCTTGTAATACAGTCGCTATTATTCCCTACGCCCAGCATCAAGGGGCATTAACGGTCACTTCGATAGCATCGATTTCGGCCAGAGTGTGGGCGACCCTTATCAACGAGATAAAGCCGTGCGATCCCGTTAATTTATAAGTGCCGACATCCTTGTCAGCGACGGATTTCCAGTTCTGTGTCTGTGCATCTTTAACTCGCAAAGCAAGTGGCAGTTCACTCAATCCCCACATTCTCAACTGCAGTCCAAGCCTCCTGAGTGGGTCATATGTCGGAATCGAAAAGCTAGTGAATTGCTGCGAGCTGTAAGCGTTCATCCGATCAATGTTCGCTTCGCTCTCGACACGGTAGTGAACCAGTAGCGGCGCCAATTCGTGTAAAACCCCAGCCGTCTCTCCTTGATCGGTCTTGATGATTGCTAGGAATGGTGGCGGATCGAACGTGCGTCCGACCGGTGGAGGCACTTTCACGCCATCGAAGAAAAACCTCAGATCCTTGCCAGCCTGTCGTATCTCCAAGTGGTCGATGAGTTCCAACGAGCAGCGAGACGTCGCTGGGCCGATCAAATGTCCGTTCCATTCTGGTTTCAGCAGTTGTTCGCCTCCTTGATCCCTTTCTCCTAAGTCGGTAACGGCTGTACATATCAAAGGTTTACCTCGCCAATCCCCTTGCCAATCGAAGAGAACCGCCGAGCCGGAACCTCCGCCGGAAGAGGTCGGGAAAAAGCCTTGTTCTTTGCTCCAGCCTGAGTACCCTTCTTTCACCTCGGCCACATGGAGCGTACCTCCCGGGATTTCAACCTCGTCACCTGGCGTGACGCCGATTGTGTAGATCGTATCGTCGGCATAGCTATACAGCCGTAGCCAGACATCGAGCTTCTCCGGAACTTCTTTCCCCATTCCGTAGACCTGCAGCACGTTCGAATCGGTAACGCGCCAGCCGTAGGCGCGGTCTATCTCACTGAGCAAAGTGCGTGACTCATGATCGAAAACGCGGGATTCGATAATCTCGACCTGCTTCGGCCCTGGCGTAAGCTCAATTTGAACCACATCCAGCCACGCAGCACACTTGGTCAATTGGTCAGCGTCTGGTATCTGCGAACTAAGCCCACCGGTTGAAATCAGGTGGACCGTTCCGTCGTACCGATTGCGGGCGATGCTGCGAATGGTGATCGTGTTGGGACCGGCCTGGTATTGATAGGCAGTCGTATACGGAGCCCTCTGATACTCCGAAAACTGGTGAGCCGGATGCGGAATAAAGAAGGCCCGCCACACGCCCAGCACCACCGCGCAGAGAGCAATCACTCCCATGAGTAGTCGCAGAGAGAACTTTCGACTGCGAGGTTGCGTGGAAGCATTGCCAGTCATGGTAAAGTTCCTGGAAGAACGATTGTGAACGCTCCCTTTCTAGGGCATTCGGGCCGTCACTTCAATCGCTTTTACATCCTCTAGCGGCATCCGAAACACTTGGGCAGTCGCTTTGCGATTTGATCCGTGGGACATGTAATTGCCGGAGGTCTGTGCGTTCTTCCCTAGCCACTGGCCACTACTGGCATCCTGCAGACGAATGTCCAGCGGCAACTCGGCGATCCCGTGTACCGTAAACAACAAGGTAAACTCTGTATCGACGTTCTTATGGGGCCCGGACTGCTTGATCCAAGCAAGCGTATTGTAAACCCCGCTGCCGTGAACATTGGTTCCTTTTTCTACCCGGTAACGAACACGTAGCGGCTCGAACTGCGTCAGGAAGCCTTGCTGCTGGGTACCATCGACCGGGATGATTGCGGTGGGTGGAGGATCAAACTTCCGTCCCGTAGCAGGCGGAACTTCGAGCCCATCGAAAAAAAATCGATGCCGTCCACCGAACGGTCGTAGCTCGAAGTGGTCGATCTCGCCGAGCGGAAACGGCGAGCGAATGGGTCCAACCGAGTTACTATCCCAGTTCAACCTCATAAACCGATCTCGATACTCTCTTTCGCCAACGTTGGAAACGGTAACAAACTGATACCTAGTTTCCTCTAGCCAATTTCCTTTCCAGTTCAAAATCACGGCAGAATCAGGACCGCTATCTGGCTGAGAGGGATAAAACCCTTTGCCACTACTCCACCCGGCGAACCGATCTTGGACCTCCTCCACGGTAATTGTGCCGCCAGGGATCTTCACGTTGGCCCCTACCACAGGAGCCAACGAATAGACCGTATCATCGGCATGACTATTGAGCCGCAGCCAGACATCAAGCTTAGGGGGGATCTCCTTGCCGAGGCCATAAATTTGAATGAGGTTTGGTTCAACGACTCGCCAACCATAAGCGGGATCAAGTTCCGACAGTAACGAGCGGGTTTGATGGTCGAAGATTCGCACTTGAATAAGCTCGGCCAAGTCGGGGCCTGGCGTGATCTCTAGCTGCACAACGTCGAGCCACTTGGCACAATCTTTCAACTGCGGTACGCCAGGCACTTGTTGGCTCAGACCATCACCGGTAAGTATGTGGATCTTGCCGTCGTACCGATTACGAGCAACGCTACGAATCGCGATTGTGTTCGGGCCAACTTTCATTTGCCGGCCCGAGGTGTAGGGTGCCTTTTGGTAAGAAAGAAACTGATGCGCCGGATGCCGGTACGAAAAGACCCGCCATATTCCAAGCCCAGCGGCGATCAACGCGGTACCGATTAGTAGAAAGCGAAGCGAAAAACGACGTCCACGAATTGAAAGTCGAGAAGTGCCTATCACCTTTTCTCCCGAATGATCTGCGGCACGATCGCTATCTCCCAAAGATGAAAAGAGTTCCTGGTTTCTACGTTTACTAGAATACCATTTCTTGCAGGAATCTCAAAAAACGTGCTGGCAGGACGTATCGGTCAGTTACCTGCATGATCGTTCTCCAATGTCTTCTGATAACTACGGCATAGACCAGCGATCATTTGGCCAACCTCTTCACTGGGTTTGGCGAAAAGCTGCTGGTTCACCTCTAACTCGATCCCTGCATATTGCTCAGCGGAGAACACTTTGCGCATCGCCGAGGTATGGCCGTCTGATATTCCGCGATAGGGATAATTCATGCGAACACGAAAGCCAGGAAACTCTTTTCTGAGTTCGCTGCCCCAGCGCTGACATATTTCCTGCTCATGCTTTCTCGCGGGATCGTACAACAATCCAATCTCTGCTTGACGTACCTGATTGCCAAGCTGCGGGGTGAAAGAGTGCAACGAAAGGTGCCGGACAAACGTCCCCTTTGCCACCTTGTCGTTAATCCACTGCAGCACCTCGCGTCGAAACGGCC
The window above is part of the Bremerella cremea genome. Proteins encoded here:
- a CDS encoding TolC family protein, coding for MLRRYTKWIVVLTTCLSTGLSGCSLKCWKYDDCPDPPAYNESLIAEYAGRGLTIEDPVPNLCEDEDYLAIPESPDNITADNINPESGYWDMSLEEAIRLTLQNSEVMKNLGGVLRTPFAYSTIYDPAIVYTDGRFGEEAALSAFDATFGANAYFEKNDHRVNNFTVGNNGYFQQDLHNYEVNLSKRNATGGLMTLRSVTQYDYNNNPQRIFSAGWDTYVDAELRQPLLQGAGVLYNRIAGPNGEPGFANGVLIARTRTDISLADFEISLRNLVSDVENAYWDLYFAYRDLDVKINARNHVLEVWKNAYANVEANKKSADTEAQAREQYFRFQTDVVNALNGRLVQRTQNNNGSLGGTFNNPGGVRVAERRLRFIIGLTQTNGRLIRPSTEAPVAKVNFDWPDIASEALARRPELRRQKWVIKQNELELLANRNFLKPNLDVIARYRQRGFGPQYWDNNGIPGQQGAVQSLTGNDFGEYQLGVEFNMPIGFRRAHAAVRSSELTVARSKAILEEEEKQVMYGLSNAYAEIKRAYEVMELLFNRREAAFAQEATVRAAYDAGKAPIDLLLEAQRRVIDSSTLFNQARIDYALAIKNVHYEKGSLLEFYQITMAEGPWPQKAYNDALTRDLLKRRAHSDYIINEAVIGQPEKVTETLVAKPHAEPIVPPSKTMPELPSPAEVDAAPMMPTGSLPLLDNPLRTVSSRPGPADQPSDPIVPTANPAAAKPAAPLPSIGQLVPPGNAIPQGSRIQTKQAQPGDSVSFGNEKSREAIWLH
- a CDS encoding sulfatase family protein, which encodes MRRGLLSVVIFFGMSCSLFAADRPNFVWIMSEDNSVHFMKHFDPTGAPTPSIEALAAEGVTFENAFSNAPVCSVARTTLITSCYAPRIGTLFHRKSFIVPMPPGVKMFPAYLHNAGYYTSNNSKEDYNAIESKDVWDNSSRKASWRNRQEGQPFFHVQTITTTHESSLHFPESDVQNKPTKTDPQTVFVPPHHPQTETFRYTYARYHDRIQELDKQVGQLVDELKKDGLLETTFIFYFGDHGGVLPRSKGYAYDTGLHVPLVIRIPEKFREQVSEKPGSRSKAFVSFVDFGPTVLNLAGVKGARKIDGHACMGMGPQHLMETDESFGYADRFDEKYDMVRTLRKGKYRYVRNLQPFNFDGLMNNYRYKMAAYREWRQLYDESKLNEIQRVFFEPRPAEMLFDVEADPYETINLAGDVAHSDVLVEMRGRLDQYLTSMPDLGFFPESYLAEKAADNPVAFGQSHKREIAKLVEVANLERYPYVEVESQLKEALASDDPWQRYWGLIACTSHGKAALPLAKKIEAIASADPENLNRVRAAEFLAMAVGVNPVPVIKKALADAQTAIEANLILNTVVLLQDSKPGYTFDIKPQDVQHVSGDRGELNRRIEYLTGK
- a CDS encoding DUF1570 domain-containing protein, whose product is MIARTLLGLILALACVSQSYADLVLYQVPGTTLVFILQGRAKVNPGATVTFRHPTFGNLYMSASDVKIYKVPSVESLAVNKLSKAKSDGDLNGCLDAARNALKIGKLDLFYQACKAAWEIDPNDDRIKKLVELKRAIEKPVPIDPAQEKIMRDFTKNRADMKFMRSKHFLLLHDTSDKKDSRTRKTRAEERLELLETVYASFLMKFCLEGVELEVPDKLLMVVLFAEHSEYLQFVNLLGPDLASAAGFYHRIHNVAVFYDQGTDQSFELLNALNREIQHERDEIVRRKISGLADIIRFADTLNLLIEVKRENLDIEVVSHEATHQLAANTGLMPADSPIPVWVAEGLATYFESPKQAAWSGIGAVNAERLNWYRELAPIRKYSNIDFIVSDQIFTRSANNFTTLHAYGQSWALTHFLMEKHFDKLVLYYRELGKLPKASHAKPEELQKVFDKVFGSDKQALDGQWRAYMRSLKTDLERTLEEAL
- a CDS encoding N-formylglutamate amidohydrolase → MQPQRSAILLTCEHAGNQVPQQYATLFAGHEALLDSHRGWDPGTLRMGNHFASKLHATLVFREVTRLLVDLNRSESNRVIFSSIVRELPLEQREEILQLHYRPFRREVLQWINDKVAKGTFVRHLSLHSFTPQLGNQVRQAEIGLLYDPARKHEQEICQRWGSELRKEFPGFRVRMNYPYRGISDGHTSAMRKVFSAEQYAGIELEVNQQLFAKPSEEVGQMIAGLCRSYQKTLENDHAGN